CACGATCAGTTAAATTTCCAAGCTTGCCACCGGTGGTGTCACGAGCAACCCTTAAAAAGCCTTTAGCGACTTCTCCGGAAATTCCGGGGGCAAGATACACCTTTCCTTCCATAACCGTCTGTATGGCCATCACAAGCTCGTCTCTAGTAGAATTCTTAAGCAGATAGCCACAGGCTCCTGCATCGAGAGCGGAAAAAATGTGATCCTGATCAACATGAGCGGTCAACGCCAGAACTCTTGTATTTTTTCCCAGCTTCAACAGCTCTCTCATAGCCTGAACACCGTCCTTTACGGGCATGGATAAATCCATAAGCACAACATCAGGCTCCAGCCGTTCATACAGCAATATGGCTTCGTCTCCATCTCCGGCTGTACCGACAACCTGAATTCCGGACTGATTGGCAAGAATAGTCTTCAACCCCTCCCTTACGAGGGCATGATCATCAACTATGAGAACTTTAACCTGATTATACATACTATCCTGTCTAAAAAACGTGAAATAAAAAGATGTTAGTGAAAAATAAATAACTACACGAAAAAATAGATATCCTCAATTCAACTTAAGGTTAGCAGTTGGCCCATAAAAAATTCGAACAGAGCTTTTATTTATTGGTAAACACCTTACCCAAACAGCAATGCGATGTGAACTGAATTAAGAAATTTACTTTTACAATTAATTTAATGATATTTTTTCAGCTGGATGAATTATTCTTCTATGGCTTATCAGCAACTGCAGAATCTTGAACAGCAATTCCTGATTTAATTATTTATGTACAAAAACGACCTTTAAAAAACAATCTATTATTAATAGTACACCATCGACAATCGATTATAGTCGCCTATATAAATTTGCTATTAACATGATAATGTTCTGATTCACAAAAAAACAAGACCCGCGTCTACTATTATTCCGTGCATACCATATTTACACATCAATTGGATTAACCCATCATGAAATCAGAAAACTTCTCCAAAGCTTTGACTTAAGTTATGCAAATTATGAGCAGCAGAAACAGTATCAACTCATAATAAAAATAAGCCACTAAATAAATTCAAAAATTTGATAAAAAAATAAGGGGTTAGAATTTCTTCTAACCCCTTGAAATATGGCGGAGAGGGAGGGATTTGAACCCTCGATAGAGTTTTAAGCCCTATACTCGCTTAGCAGGCGAGCGCCTTCAGCCGTGCTCGGCCACCTCTCCTTTTATATAAAGAGCCTTGCGGCTTGAACTTCAACCGCGTTGGAAGCGATGGAATACGTCTTATCCCTGACGCTGTCAACCTTTAATTACAATAAATTTCTACTTTTTCTTTTCTTTTTTCTTGTGAGTCGATCTAAAGACAACTCCAAGAGGCGCCATTTTAATTTTAAACATCTTGCGAAGCTTGTTCTCAAGAAAACGCTTATAGCTGTCTCTAATCAAAGTGGCATCACTGACAAAAAAGACAAAGGTTGGCGGTTCTTCATCAGCCTGAGTCAAATAATAAAATTTAGCGCGTCTACGTTTTACTACCGGAGGCTGCTGACGCTCAATAACAGTTTTCATAACCCTGTTGAGCTGACCTGTGGTGGTACGGATAGAACATTCTTTCTTAAGCTTTTTGGCCAGCGGCAACAGTCCGCCAAGGCCGGCCTTGGTGATAGTTGAAGTATATATAACAGGAATATGCGGAGCAATTCTTAAAGCGTAAGCGAATCCTTCTTTCATTGCTTTCATTTCATCTGCGGGAACCAGATCAATCTTGTTAACCGCAACAATAAAAGGAGTGGCTTCTTTTATCAAAAAATCAAGCAGTCTTTTGTCCTGACGGGTGATGCCGTGGATGGAATCAACTACCATGACAGTAACATCGGCTTTCTTACTACTTTTAAGAGCCCGCAGAACACTGAATCTTTCAAGAGTATCAGTAATGTTTGTTCTGCGCCTTACTCCGGCAGTATCAACAAATGTATAGCGTGAACCGTTTTCTTCGAAGGTAACGTCAACACTGTCTCTTGTGGTCCCAGCCACATCGCTCACGATAACGCGGTCTTCGCGAACAAGAGCATTAACCATTGAAGACTTACCGGCATTCGGGCGACCCAGCATAGCGATCATAAGACCTTTTGCAGCAAGCTCTTCTTCACTTTCAGGGACGATTCCTGTTTCAAGAGCAAGTTCAGCTACTTTCTCACGCAATTTACCAAGATTATATCCATGCTCGGCAGAAACAGGAAGCATCTCAAAGCCGAGAGCATGAAATTCAGAAGTGGCCTGAGCTTCAAGCTCTTCACCATCTACTTTATTAACAAGAACAAGAACTTTTTTATTGCTCTGACGAACAAATGCAGCCACCTGCTCATCCAGAGAGGTCAGCCCTTCCCTGCCATCAACAACAAGCATTATAACCTGAGATTCGGCTACGGCTTCTCTAGCCTGCTCAAAGATATGTTCTTCGAACCCGCCGTCTTCAGAATTGGAATCAACAACCAGACCGCCGGTATCGACA
Above is a window of Maridesulfovibrio bastinii DSM 16055 DNA encoding:
- a CDS encoding response regulator; the encoded protein is MYNQVKVLIVDDHALVREGLKTILANQSGIQVVGTAGDGDEAILLYERLEPDVVLMDLSMPVKDGVQAMRELLKLGKNTRVLALTAHVDQDHIFSALDAGACGYLLKNSTRDELVMAIQTVMEGKVYLAPGISGEVAKGFLRVARDTTGGKLGNLTDREKEVFRLVAEGYKNREIADLLIISIKTVEKHRSNLMKKLGLKSAAEVKCLWSELHNS
- the der gene encoding ribosome biogenesis GTPase Der, translated to MLPTLALLGRPNVGKSTLFNRLLRKNRAITHDMPGVTRDRIYEEGRYNDVRYALVDTGGLVVDSNSEDGGFEEHIFEQAREAVAESQVIMLVVDGREGLTSLDEQVAAFVRQSNKKVLVLVNKVDGEELEAQATSEFHALGFEMLPVSAEHGYNLGKLREKVAELALETGIVPESEEELAAKGLMIAMLGRPNAGKSSMVNALVREDRVIVSDVAGTTRDSVDVTFEENGSRYTFVDTAGVRRRTNITDTLERFSVLRALKSSKKADVTVMVVDSIHGITRQDKRLLDFLIKEATPFIVAVNKIDLVPADEMKAMKEGFAYALRIAPHIPVIYTSTITKAGLGGLLPLAKKLKKECSIRTTTGQLNRVMKTVIERQQPPVVKRRRAKFYYLTQADEEPPTFVFFVSDATLIRDSYKRFLENKLRKMFKIKMAPLGVVFRSTHKKKEKKK